From Aliarcobacter butzleri, the proteins below share one genomic window:
- a CDS encoding trans-sulfuration enzyme family protein — protein sequence MSEQIETTLSHISKFAPFEDIYGASHFPIYNTGTFDLKKQKGEKIYDYTRSDNPTRETLENLFTYVEKGAGCVCTHTGIAAVSLLFETVLKANASVLVEADCYGGTFRLLKVFKEKYNIQVHFANFCDEDMVEHILKTHNIDLVLCESPTNPGLKIIDLEKIATISHKYNSLFAVDNSLATFISQKPLELGADFSLFSTTKYISGHGSVVAGAIVAKTKELSQQIHYYANALGRSQNPFDVFLISLGIPTLKVRMKEHQENSIEIAKFLEKQEYIIKVTHPALPSHPQYELAKKQMAFIPGVFCVDFKSVELAEKFIEKTKLFGEKCSFGSPDSRVEIPAKISHASFSKEELKAIGISDSTVRFSIGLENVQDLIKDIEQAVR from the coding sequence ATGAGTGAACAAATAGAAACAACATTAAGCCATATTTCAAAATTTGCACCTTTTGAGGATATTTATGGAGCATCACATTTTCCTATATATAATACGGGAACTTTTGATTTAAAAAAGCAAAAAGGTGAAAAAATCTATGATTATACAAGAAGTGACAATCCTACAAGAGAAACTTTAGAAAATCTTTTTACTTATGTTGAAAAAGGCGCTGGTTGCGTTTGTACACATACAGGAATTGCAGCTGTTTCACTTCTATTTGAAACTGTTCTAAAAGCAAATGCTTCTGTTTTAGTCGAAGCTGATTGTTACGGTGGAACATTTAGACTTCTTAAAGTTTTTAAAGAAAAGTATAATATTCAAGTTCATTTTGCAAATTTTTGTGATGAAGATATGGTTGAACATATTTTAAAAACTCATAATATTGACTTAGTTTTATGTGAAAGTCCTACAAATCCTGGATTAAAAATCATTGATTTAGAAAAAATAGCAACAATATCACATAAATATAACTCTTTATTTGCTGTTGATAATTCACTTGCAACTTTTATAAGCCAAAAACCACTTGAACTTGGAGCTGATTTTTCACTATTTTCTACTACAAAATATATAAGTGGTCACGGTAGCGTAGTTGCAGGTGCAATAGTTGCTAAAACAAAAGAGTTAAGTCAACAAATTCATTATTATGCAAATGCTTTAGGAAGAAGTCAAAATCCATTTGATGTATTTTTAATAAGTCTTGGTATTCCAACACTAAAAGTTAGAATGAAAGAACATCAAGAAAACTCTATAGAAATTGCAAAATTTTTAGAAAAACAAGAATATATAATAAAAGTTACGCACCCTGCACTTCCATCTCATCCACAATATGAGTTAGCAAAAAAACAAATGGCATTTATTCCTGGAGTTTTTTGTGTAGATTTTAAAAGTGTTGAATTAGCAGAAAAGTTCATAGAAAAAACAAAACTTTTTGGTGAAAAATGCTCTTTTGGAAGTCCTGATAGTAGAGTTGAAATTCCTGCAAAAATTTCTCATGCAAGTTTTTCAAAAGAAGAGTTAAAAGCTATTGGAATAAGTGATAGTACAGTTAGATTTTCTATTGGTTTAGAAAATGTACAAGATTTAATAAAAGATATAGAACAAGCAGTAAGATAA
- a CDS encoding PLP-dependent transferase, translated as MNKTIFNPIPCGQTLPLNNIHAVSVSMPNLQDVIDYEEQTPEILEKITTAYPRFIIHPYLKLLANYLKEKYEVCDNYEIILLSSQKAVKAVSCRYFIHNKFEFDEPFGVIKVLKGRQYQKVLKFIQHLGYNLSSRLAQDYLYKIGVISKLHEEELENESKAKEILVSSLSKAYKQPEKNICLNPSGMNAMYCVLKGIKNIQARNGRTILVQLGWLYLDTMNIVNHYFEESKIFYDITKLDLLEEFLKKDGLSVSAIVTEIPTNPLVQTVDLEKLKTLCDTYNIPLVIDSTFATPYNLDLNPYADIYVESLTKFACGNADVLMGAVILNQNSKISHISYEFFKHADEPYIKDIQRIAFQIKNYEKRVKKISQNTKQLASYLENAPFIDKVFYCLSPNYKENYEKLMIDDNSLCGIISITFKKDFQKVYDSLNFPKGPSLGTEFTLLMPYTYLAHYDLISSENGKEFLKQINLPIELLRISVGIEPIEEIIKEFEKINQI; from the coding sequence ATGAATAAAACAATTTTTAATCCCATTCCTTGTGGGCAAACTTTACCTTTAAACAATATTCACGCAGTTTCGGTTAGTATGCCAAACTTACAAGATGTGATTGATTATGAAGAACAAACGCCTGAAATTTTAGAAAAAATCACAACGGCATATCCTAGATTTATCATTCATCCTTATTTAAAACTTTTGGCTAATTATTTAAAAGAAAAGTACGAAGTTTGTGACAACTATGAAATAATCCTTTTAAGTTCACAAAAAGCAGTAAAAGCTGTAAGTTGCAGATATTTTATACATAATAAATTTGAATTCGATGAACCTTTTGGAGTTATAAAAGTTTTAAAAGGAAGACAATATCAAAAAGTTTTAAAGTTTATTCAACATCTTGGATATAACTTATCTTCGAGATTGGCACAAGATTATTTATATAAAATTGGAGTTATTTCAAAACTTCACGAGGAAGAACTAGAAAATGAATCAAAAGCGAAAGAAATTCTAGTTTCAAGTCTATCAAAAGCATATAAACAACCAGAAAAAAATATCTGTTTAAATCCATCTGGAATGAATGCAATGTATTGCGTTTTAAAAGGAATCAAAAATATCCAAGCTAGAAATGGAAGAACTATTTTGGTACAACTAGGTTGGTTATATCTTGATACTATGAATATAGTAAATCACTATTTTGAAGAGAGTAAAATTTTCTATGATATTACAAAATTAGATTTGCTTGAAGAGTTTTTAAAAAAAGATGGATTGAGTGTATCTGCAATAGTTACTGAAATTCCTACAAATCCACTAGTACAAACTGTTGATTTAGAAAAACTGAAAACTCTTTGTGATACTTATAATATTCCTTTAGTTATTGATTCTACTTTTGCAACTCCATATAACTTGGATTTAAATCCTTATGCTGATATTTATGTAGAATCTTTGACAAAATTTGCCTGTGGAAATGCTGATGTTCTGATGGGAGCAGTCATTTTAAATCAAAATTCAAAAATTTCACATATCTCTTATGAGTTTTTCAAACATGCTGATGAACCATATATAAAAGATATTCAAAGAATTGCTTTTCAAATAAAAAATTATGAAAAAAGAGTGAAAAAAATAAGTCAAAATACAAAACAATTAGCTTCTTATTTAGAAAATGCACCATTTATAGACAAAGTTTTTTATTGTTTAAGTCCAAATTATAAAGAAAATTACGAAAAACTTATGATTGATGATAATAGTTTATGTGGAATAATCTCAATAACATTTAAAAAAGATTTTCAAAAAGTTTATGATAGTTTAAACTTTCCAAAAGGTCCAAGTTTGGGAACTGAATTTACACTTTTGATGCCATATACTTATCTTGCACATTATGATTTAATCTCAAGTGAAAATGGCAAAGAGTTTTTAAAACAGATAAATCTTCCAATAGAACTTTTAAGAATTTCAGTAGGAATAGAACCAATAGAAGAGATAATAAAAGAGTTTGAAAAGATAAATCAAATCTAA
- a CDS encoding response regulator transcription factor: MEYKILLVEDDDNSALLISNFLEEFDFIVDIVNTVTDAISNINFNKYSIILLDINLPDFNGFEVLKFVNKNKKNIPILVLSAYSDKNTKLQAFKLGANDYMVKPIDPEELEARIWVQLKNSSNFISNATKKSSFEINDNVISFNEEPLKLTKTEFEILSFLIKHKNQIVKREKLLDFLSSIIQSDRSLDYHIKNIRIKLGDNGANPKYLLTEYGVGYKLVF, translated from the coding sequence ATGGAATACAAAATTTTATTAGTAGAAGATGACGATAATAGTGCTTTGTTAATCAGTAATTTTTTAGAAGAATTTGACTTTATAGTCGATATTGTGAACACAGTTACTGATGCTATTTCTAACATAAATTTTAATAAATACTCTATTATTTTATTAGATATAAACTTACCAGATTTTAATGGTTTTGAAGTATTAAAATTTGTAAATAAAAATAAAAAAAATATTCCTATTTTAGTTTTAAGTGCCTATTCAGATAAAAATACAAAACTTCAAGCTTTTAAATTGGGTGCAAATGATTATATGGTTAAACCAATTGATCCTGAAGAGTTAGAAGCTAGAATTTGGGTTCAACTAAAAAATAGTTCCAATTTTATATCAAATGCTACAAAGAAATCATCGTTTGAAATAAATGATAATGTAATTTCATTTAATGAAGAACCTTTAAAATTGACAAAAACAGAGTTTGAGATTTTGTCTTTTTTAATAAAACATAAAAATCAAATAGTAAAAAGAGAAAAATTATTAGATTTTTTATCTTCGATTATTCAAAGTGATAGAAGTTTAGACTATCACATTAAAAATATTAGAATAAAACTAGGAGATAATGGAGCAAATCCAAAATATCTTCTAACAGAGTATGGAGTAGGGTATAAGTTAGTTTTTTAG
- a CDS encoding response regulator, whose protein sequence is MNNSDCFDKFNFIANSYNILIIEDSTSMIKIIDNIFQKNGFNTFLSLTLENARKIITSNHIDYIILDINLPDGNGYEIIKELSSSIKIIVLTSQTDSQLREASYQKGVIDFINKDKNFLYKISEIPNLIKQLEKNRTKTILIVEDSFIVREQLKDILTNRNYKVLEAKDENDALKIVTLNKIDLILLDLELEKSNGYDFLIKNKKLILEQLNIKVVIITGNISPTIIRDSFRLGVKEIIKKPFMIEELVLKTDILMNNKDVEDEIVYKTHLLNQYKNTVDRSAIVSKTNEKGIITYVNEAFCNISGYSQNELLGKSHNIVRHEDMDSLIFKEMWHTIKILKQSWSGIVKNKKKDGNPYWVQTIINPILDENGNILEFIGIRTDITEIEKTKEYLKNQFDISQNNFQEVMNLSKLYRNAIERSNIILRVNANKIITYANEQFYKISGFTKEELIGTHYDSLKISDSNINSNIENMWQTISNGEIWEGQISNIFKDNKTYHFLATIVPIVNLNGQVLEYMGIRKDITDVIELHKEIEETQKEIIYKMGEIAESRSNETGNHVKRVAEYSKLLALLYGLDEKESDTLFTASPMHDIGKVGVPDSILNKAGKLDENEYKMMKKHCVIGYNILKNSKREILKAAAIVAMQHHEKWDGSGYPRGLKEEEIHIYGRITAVADVFDALGSHRCYKEAWEDEKIFELFRNEKGKHFDPKLVDLFFDNIDKFIEIKNKYKD, encoded by the coding sequence ATGAATAATTCTGATTGTTTTGACAAATTCAATTTTATAGCGAATAGTTATAATATCTTAATCATTGAAGATTCAACATCAATGATTAAAATTATAGATAATATTTTTCAAAAAAATGGATTTAATACTTTTTTGAGCCTTACACTAGAAAATGCAAGAAAAATAATAACTTCAAATCATATTGATTATATAATTTTAGATATAAATCTTCCTGATGGAAATGGATATGAGATAATAAAAGAACTATCTAGCTCTATAAAAATTATAGTTTTAACTTCACAAACAGATTCACAGTTAAGAGAAGCCTCTTATCAAAAAGGAGTGATTGATTTTATAAATAAAGATAAAAACTTTTTATATAAAATTTCAGAAATACCAAACTTAATAAAACAATTAGAAAAAAATAGAACAAAAACTATTTTAATTGTAGAAGATTCTTTTATTGTTAGAGAACAATTAAAAGATATATTAACTAATAGAAACTATAAAGTCTTAGAAGCAAAAGATGAAAATGATGCCTTAAAGATAGTAACTTTAAATAAAATAGACTTAATATTATTAGATTTAGAGCTTGAGAAATCAAATGGTTATGATTTTTTGATAAAAAATAAAAAATTAATTTTAGAACAATTAAATATCAAAGTTGTAATCATTACAGGAAATATTTCACCAACTATTATTAGAGATTCTTTTAGATTAGGTGTAAAAGAAATTATAAAAAAACCCTTTATGATTGAAGAATTGGTATTAAAAACTGACATTTTGATGAATAATAAAGATGTTGAAGATGAAATCGTTTATAAAACTCATTTACTAAATCAATATAAAAATACAGTAGATAGAAGTGCAATTGTTTCAAAAACAAATGAAAAAGGAATAATAACTTATGTAAATGAAGCCTTTTGTAATATTTCAGGTTATTCACAAAATGAGTTATTAGGAAAATCACATAATATTGTAAGACATGAAGATATGGATTCTTTAATATTTAAAGAGATGTGGCATACAATTAAAATTTTAAAACAATCTTGGAGTGGTATTGTAAAAAACAAAAAAAAAGATGGAAATCCTTATTGGGTTCAAACAATAATAAATCCTATTTTAGATGAGAATGGAAATATTTTAGAATTTATAGGAATAAGAACTGATATAACTGAAATTGAAAAAACAAAAGAGTATTTAAAAAATCAATTTGATATTTCACAAAATAATTTTCAAGAAGTAATGAACCTTTCAAAACTATATAGAAATGCAATTGAAAGAAGTAATATTATTCTTAGAGTAAATGCAAATAAAATCATTACTTATGCAAATGAACAATTTTACAAAATAAGTGGTTTTACAAAAGAAGAGTTAATAGGTACTCATTATGATTCTTTGAAAATCTCAGATTCAAATATCAATTCAAACATAGAAAACATGTGGCAAACAATATCAAATGGAGAAATTTGGGAAGGTCAAATAAGTAATATTTTTAAAGACAATAAAACTTATCACTTTTTAGCAACAATAGTTCCAATAGTAAATTTGAATGGTCAAGTTTTAGAATATATGGGTATTAGAAAAGATATTACGGATGTAATTGAACTTCATAAAGAAATAGAAGAAACCCAAAAAGAAATTATTTATAAAATGGGAGAAATAGCAGAAAGTAGAAGTAATGAAACAGGAAATCATGTAAAAAGAGTTGCAGAATATTCAAAACTTTTAGCACTGTTGTATGGTTTAGATGAAAAAGAATCTGATACTTTATTTACAGCAAGTCCAATGCATGATATAGGAAAAGTTGGTGTTCCTGACTCTATTTTAAATAAAGCTGGGAAATTAGATGAAAATGAATACAAAATGATGAAAAAGCATTGTGTTATAGGATATAACATACTAAAAAACTCAAAAAGAGAGATTTTAAAAGCAGCAGCAATAGTAGCAATGCAACATCATGAAAAATGGGATGGAAGTGGATATCCTAGAGGTTTAAAAGAAGAAGAAATACATATTTATGGAAGAATCACAGCAGTAGCAGATGTATTTGATGCTCTAGGAAGCCATAGATGTTATAAAGAAGCATGGGAAGATGAAAAAATATTTGAATTATTTAGAAATGAAAAAGGCAAACATTTTGATCCAAAACTTGTAGATTTATTCTTTGATAATATAGATAAATTCATAGAAATAAAAAACAAATATAAAGATTAA
- a CDS encoding methyl-accepting chemotaxis protein encodes MRVKIKLNLILSLVIASIILFIILLNIVSNNLNDYNKMEILHKELDSHLLELRKDEKDFFIRLDLKYIDSFNKLVTENQVYIEELDSLLKNYNLDIAQLQEYNNLITLYKDTFNKFSAKQNEIGLTPESGLYGELRKSVHNIENFAEKSGNYELLSTIYNLRKQEKDFMLRRNLKYVDNFKSVVESLINDSKYSSNKKDLENYKDKFLKLVSAEMEKGLTHNDGLQLEIRQIVEKVSNSNNSLGEKLALLIEEKISFFNKLIYVILCIFAIIMIFIIYFTSKQINNSLMNFKEGLLKFFAYLNRESTKVELINLDSKDEFGEMAKVVNHNIERTQKGIEEDRKLIDEAISVLGEFEQGDLSQRLNISVNNPALTQLKEVLNKMASNLENNIAGVLKVLEQYSNYNYLNKIDQKGLKEHLLKLSNGVNTLGDSITQMLVENKTNGLTLDKSSNVLLANVDKLNLSSNEAAASLEETAAALEEVTSNVRNNTQNIAQMAKLSTEVTASASQGEKLANETTVAMDEINNQVNLINEAIGVIDNIAFQTNILSLNAAVEAATAGEAGKGFAVVAGEVRNLASRSAEAAREIKTIVENATSKANQGKSIATNMIEGYKELNQNISQTISLISDIQNASKEQLLGIEQINDAVTQLDRQTQQNAMIASQTHDVALITDEISKLIVSDADAKEFVGKHDVKAKSLKKDSKK; translated from the coding sequence ATGAGAGTAAAAATTAAATTAAATTTAATTTTATCTTTGGTGATTGCTTCAATTATACTTTTTATAATATTATTGAATATAGTTAGCAATAATCTAAATGATTATAATAAAATGGAAATCTTGCATAAAGAATTAGATTCACATCTATTAGAGTTAAGAAAAGATGAAAAAGACTTTTTTATCAGATTAGACTTAAAATATATTGATAGTTTCAATAAATTAGTTACAGAAAATCAAGTTTATATTGAAGAGTTAGATTCTTTACTAAAAAATTATAATTTGGATATTGCGCAACTACAAGAATACAATAATTTAATCACTTTATATAAAGATACTTTCAATAAATTTAGTGCAAAACAAAATGAAATAGGTTTAACTCCAGAAAGTGGCTTATATGGTGAACTGAGAAAAAGTGTACATAATATAGAAAATTTTGCAGAAAAATCAGGAAATTATGAACTTTTATCTACTATTTATAATTTAAGAAAACAAGAAAAAGATTTTATGTTAAGAAGAAATTTAAAATATGTAGATAATTTTAAATCAGTAGTAGAATCATTAATTAATGATTCTAAATACAGTTCAAACAAAAAAGATTTAGAAAATTATAAAGATAAATTCCTTAAGTTAGTAAGCGCAGAAATGGAAAAAGGTCTAACTCATAATGATGGTTTACAACTAGAAATTAGACAAATTGTAGAAAAAGTTAGTAATTCAAATAATTCTTTAGGAGAAAAATTAGCTTTATTAATAGAAGAGAAAATATCTTTTTTTAATAAGTTAATCTATGTAATACTTTGTATTTTTGCAATTATTATGATCTTTATTATTTATTTTACTTCTAAACAAATTAATAATTCTCTTATGAACTTCAAAGAAGGATTGTTAAAATTCTTTGCATACCTAAATCGAGAATCAACAAAAGTAGAATTAATAAATCTGGATTCAAAAGATGAGTTTGGAGAGATGGCAAAAGTAGTAAACCACAATATAGAAAGAACACAAAAAGGGATAGAAGAAGATAGAAAACTAATAGATGAAGCAATATCAGTATTAGGAGAATTTGAACAAGGAGATTTATCTCAAAGATTAAATATTAGTGTTAATAATCCAGCTTTAACTCAATTAAAAGAAGTTCTAAATAAAATGGCTTCTAATTTAGAAAATAATATAGCTGGTGTACTAAAAGTATTAGAACAATACTCTAATTATAATTACTTAAATAAAATAGACCAAAAAGGTTTAAAAGAACATCTTCTAAAATTATCAAATGGTGTAAATACTTTGGGTGATTCAATAACACAAATGCTAGTAGAGAATAAAACAAATGGATTGACTTTGGATAAAAGCTCAAATGTATTATTAGCAAATGTAGATAAATTAAACCTAAGCTCGAATGAAGCAGCAGCATCTTTAGAAGAGACAGCAGCAGCATTAGAAGAAGTAACTTCAAATGTAAGAAATAATACACAAAATATAGCACAAATGGCAAAACTATCAACAGAAGTAACAGCTTCAGCAAGTCAAGGTGAGAAATTGGCAAATGAAACAACAGTTGCTATGGATGAAATAAATAATCAAGTTAATTTGATTAATGAAGCAATAGGTGTAATCGATAATATAGCATTCCAAACAAATATCCTTTCTTTAAATGCAGCTGTAGAAGCAGCAACTGCTGGAGAAGCAGGAAAAGGATTTGCAGTTGTTGCAGGAGAAGTAAGAAATCTAGCATCTAGGAGCGCAGAAGCAGCAAGAGAAATAAAAACAATAGTTGAAAATGCAACAAGTAAAGCAAATCAAGGTAAAAGTATCGCAACAAATATGATAGAAGGATATAAAGAGTTAAATCAAAATATTTCTCAAACAATAAGCTTGATAAGTGATATACAAAACGCAAGTAAAGAACAATTACTAGGAATTGAACAAATAAATGATGCAGTAACACAATTAGATAGACAAACACAACAAAATGCGATGATAGCAAGTCAAACACATGATGTAGCATTGATAACAGATGAGATATCAAAACTAATAGTAAGTGATGCAGATGCAAAAGAGTTTGTTGGTAAACATGATGTAAAAGCGAAATCTTTAAAAAAAGATTCAAAAAAATGA
- a CDS encoding ABC transporter substrate-binding protein, with protein sequence MKKISLLLLLISFLYSNELTPISVQLKWKHQFQFAGFYVAKELGIYEKYGLDVSFKEFDGKNNPLNTVLNNENNFGIDDSSLIYQKLNGADVVAVFSIFKSSPIALFSQKELDTLTSLKNKNIEFSTNDISNISINAILRSQNIHVNSKEHSFYSDSFIKKKSDAIIGYLSNEYYILEKENVKYNIFIPKDYGFDFYGDMLYTSSEFAKQNPKIIKDFIEATKEGWIYAFNNIPFSIDLIYKKYNSQKKSKEALNYEANSLKSFSSYSKKDFGSFDKSKIKEIANTISLIYPQKFKNINLDDFIWNEQEALTDFYKNNYLKENNEFTVCVQDSAFPIDGIDKNNQLIGISGEILNSIAQKFEFTLKPIKNDNYKENIQNVLDDKCDIVTIIAEDSYDYYKTMDRSNFYLKSNLAIITKINKPFIENNILENKKFVTRYSVFKNYLDSNFLGTNVSVENDLNKIIYMLKNDQVDGFITDNITVDRLIQKFGYGEFKISGLLNHIKPIKGAFAVKKTKPELKEIINLGLEDFSQEDIKLIEEKYKVTRYTEVINEHLIWEIFYIFLFILIVILFFVIFLKVKNDELNEWLDSAIEGISLFENGKLLKANKQFLEILGYQNFKEIENKTYFDFIPQKDYHILKERLKNDQEPYELSFLKKDGSIVDGLVKGHNIKGSNKRISTIIDISELKNTQRKLAELNLHLEERIKEELQKNHEQRAIMFQQAKLAEMGSMMNMIAHQWRQPLNNISLIVNTIIIKQKKDNLTTETLDNLKTNFKQQIDYLSNTIDDFQNFFKPKKDKEVFSLKEAILSTHNLIEPIFKSNQIKFNLNSNKPIDYYGYKSELNQVILTIFNNSVDAFKENDSSNKTVDVILEEHEKTLIIKIKDNAGGVKEEILGKIFDLYFSTKTKKNGTGLGLYISKTIINRHFKGEIKASNVDNGLEITISLPKTNI encoded by the coding sequence TTGAAAAAAATATCTCTGTTATTATTACTAATTTCTTTTTTATATTCGAATGAACTAACTCCTATTTCAGTCCAGTTAAAATGGAAACATCAATTTCAATTTGCTGGATTTTATGTAGCAAAAGAGTTAGGAATATATGAAAAATACGGTTTAGATGTAAGTTTCAAAGAGTTTGATGGAAAAAACAATCCACTAAACACAGTATTAAATAATGAAAATAATTTTGGAATAGATGACTCTTCTTTAATCTATCAAAAATTAAATGGAGCAGATGTAGTAGCAGTTTTTTCTATTTTTAAATCTTCTCCTATTGCTTTATTCAGTCAAAAAGAGTTAGATACTTTAACTTCTTTAAAAAATAAAAATATAGAATTTTCAACAAATGACATTTCAAATATTTCAATAAATGCTATATTGAGAAGTCAGAATATTCATGTAAACTCAAAAGAGCATAGTTTTTATTCAGATAGTTTTATAAAGAAAAAATCAGATGCAATTATTGGATATTTATCTAATGAATACTATATTCTAGAAAAAGAAAATGTTAAATATAATATTTTCATTCCAAAAGATTATGGATTTGATTTTTATGGTGATATGCTTTATACTTCATCTGAGTTTGCTAAACAAAACCCTAAGATTATAAAAGATTTTATTGAAGCAACAAAAGAGGGTTGGATTTATGCTTTTAATAATATTCCGTTTAGTATTGATTTAATTTATAAAAAATATAACTCTCAAAAAAAATCAAAAGAAGCCCTAAATTATGAAGCAAATAGTTTAAAATCTTTTAGTAGTTATTCTAAAAAAGATTTTGGAAGCTTTGATAAATCAAAGATTAAAGAAATAGCAAACACTATATCATTAATTTATCCACAAAAATTCAAAAATATAAATTTAGATGATTTTATTTGGAATGAACAAGAAGCATTAACTGATTTTTATAAAAATAATTACCTAAAAGAAAATAATGAGTTTACAGTTTGTGTTCAAGATAGTGCTTTTCCAATAGATGGAATAGATAAAAACAATCAACTAATAGGAATATCAGGAGAAATCTTAAATAGTATTGCACAAAAATTTGAATTTACTCTAAAACCAATAAAAAATGACAATTACAAAGAGAATATTCAAAATGTTTTAGATGACAAATGTGATATTGTAACTATAATCGCTGAAGATTCTTATGATTATTATAAAACAATGGATAGAAGCAATTTTTATTTAAAATCAAATTTAGCAATTATTACAAAAATAAACAAACCTTTTATTGAAAATAATATTCTTGAAAATAAAAAATTTGTTACAAGATATAGTGTATTTAAAAACTATTTAGATTCTAACTTTTTAGGAACAAATGTATCTGTCGAAAATGACTTAAATAAAATTATTTATATGCTAAAAAATGATCAAGTAGATGGTTTTATAACAGATAATATAACAGTTGATAGGTTGATTCAAAAGTTTGGATATGGTGAATTTAAAATATCAGGTCTTTTAAATCATATAAAACCAATAAAAGGTGCTTTTGCTGTTAAAAAAACTAAACCTGAGTTAAAAGAGATTATAAATCTTGGTTTAGAGGATTTTTCACAAGAAGATATAAAATTAATTGAAGAAAAATACAAAGTTACAAGATATACTGAAGTTATCAATGAACATTTAATTTGGGAAATATTTTATATATTTTTGTTTATCTTAATCGTTATTTTATTTTTTGTTATTTTTTTAAAAGTAAAAAATGATGAGTTAAATGAATGGCTTGATTCAGCAATTGAAGGAATTAGTTTATTTGAAAATGGAAAACTTCTAAAAGCAAATAAACAATTTTTAGAGATTTTAGGTTATCAAAATTTTAAAGAAATAGAAAATAAAACCTATTTTGATTTTATTCCACAAAAAGATTATCATATATTAAAAGAAAGATTAAAAAATGATCAAGAACCTTATGAATTAAGTTTTTTAAAAAAAGATGGTTCAATAGTTGATGGCTTAGTAAAAGGTCATAATATAAAAGGTTCAAACAAAAGAATTAGTACAATTATTGATATTAGTGAATTAAAAAATACTCAAAGAAAATTAGCTGAGTTAAATTTACATTTAGAAGAGCGAATAAAAGAGGAATTACAAAAAAATCATGAACAAAGAGCAATTATGTTCCAACAAGCAAAACTTGCTGAAATGGGCTCAATGATGAATATGATTGCACATCAATGGAGACAACCTTTAAATAATATTTCACTAATAGTAAATACTATCATCATAAAACAAAAAAAGGATAATTTAACAACTGAAACTTTAGATAATCTAAAAACAAATTTTAAACAACAAATAGATTATTTATCAAATACAATAGATGACTTTCAAAACTTCTTTAAACCAAAAAAAGACAAAGAGGTTTTTTCTTTAAAAGAAGCTATCCTTTCTACTCATAATCTGATTGAACCTATATTTAAATCAAATCAAATCAAATTTAATTTGAATTCAAATAAACCTATTGATTATTATGGTTATAAAAGTGAACTAAATCAAGTTATATTAACTATTTTTAATAATTCAGTTGATGCATTTAAAGAAAATGACTCTTCAAATAAAACAGTTGATGTTATATTAGAAGAGCATGAAAAAACTTTAATAATTAAAATAAAAGATAATGCAGGTGGAGTAAAAGAAGAAATTTTAGGAAAAATATTTGATTTATATTTTTCAACAAAAACGAAAAAGAATGGTACAGGATTAGGACTTTATATAAGTAAAACTATTATAAATCGACATTTTAAAGGTGAAATAAAAGCTTCAAATGTAGATAATGGACTTGAAATAACTATAAGCCTTCCGAAAACTAACATTTAA